One window of Ciconia boyciana chromosome 10, ASM3463844v1, whole genome shotgun sequence genomic DNA carries:
- the STK11IP gene encoding serine/threonine-protein kinase 11-interacting protein isoform X1, translating to MATGCKRRRSSRGARLAGAAEGRVSVVTRKCEGPPAARDEPGWARPGRAAVTSASAASAFPPLQMAAAETLVRGLARLLQDAGDLVLDGSSTLTLLTPTLQHLTQVFEQHLGSRNQNRGFVALPSHPAETAAILQAQFLFDVLQKTHSLKLVHVSNCALQSAVKIFPFKSLRHLELRSVPPHCLRGLRFVYSQLESLTCCKCISTLEEIISACGGDLSCALPWLELQTVNFSYNSITALDDSLQLLNALRVLDLSHNKIQDCEHYLTTLTELEYLNLAYNFLSKVPNLGIFSRSKLVTLILRNNELDSINGVEQLVSLQHLDVAYNLLLEHAQLAPLSTLHYVKKLHLEGNPLWFHPNHRSATLVHLSPRAASSNFLLDGEPLSSSDLMHLPRLVQSVSQSIHTSTSEKTALDRSALDSSCAADFSDSQSPAENVAVRLPRKKSKGKVKVRRASISEPSDTEHESQALPLSAGLVLQHQKEMKLLDSFRDRFGVDWLQYKRHLEEHDQVPVICRSHSADEIAGRPAATDLQSESSDPEQGKPQVSQKESSPPLDDTKKEEEPEVQLDEPVEGEQREEEADELMLGEEEEEKPEVDLCQPVLVSQIEGEGDPEPDWIFLRVTAKHVIEVELKAARVLHRLELKCLQKVETSKMNWKRMDLEQVFPVLTLHFSYIRRDRQKRKYVVLDDYPEQCLQCVLEVLSPAVEENRQNQDQETGSTKLQCLKCKQEFSQSLALWHQGPYPSEAGDAKILETLVASNQDAAAAGEPIACPSCSSDHVVILPSEVCSSTPLPPGPDSTSEDLSDSVLEGGSQQEGPEEAPALACKGGKFYIGGEDSSEVDTSNSTRTPELSGEHVGTLRSGSRSSDGGCRKKELGMKSQYLSLSHTDTNGGSLMGSYRYSVSRGPTPSQLSLNSESEETWNLSPSVNGVLNTRDFCSVDHRLKLYLDMEVFEENAEEFQCFLKVVMVKFGRQGEFLSILVASDLKIYVLEVTGVIRGQPADWLKKNDSHYLSDISHLEVGLCHQSLRMEFENPKASYNLLIRNQSCCDQFLQTLTNLMQELPAKHRSKVKEIPTVEMNPQHWLWPLLDSKTTDAAAANDTCFFYLLAYLIQGASAFPVTLLSTRSMLFLLEENHQWQVQPSSDEDHEAETPPRSNIQLKEKQPISSISNVITYRLCPCDIKLMLYDEVLKVESTWHIRTECPELLVELVEWIRRPWEEMFSIELRKAVYEGLE from the exons ATGGCAACCGGATGTAAGCGGCGGCGCTCTAGCCGCGGCGCCCGCCTCGCTGGTGCGGCGGAAGGGCGCGTCTCTGTGGTAACGCGGAAGTGCGAGGGGCCGCCGGCGGCGCGGGACGAGCCGGGCTGGGCTAGACCGGGCCGGGCTGCGGTCACCTCGGCCTCCGCCGCCTCGGCCTTCCCCCCCCTGCAGATGGCGGCGGCGGAGACGCTGGTGCGCGGCCTGGCGCGGCTGCTGCAGGACGCGG GGGACCTCGTCCTGGACGGCTCCAGCACGCTGACGCTGCTCAcccccaccctgcagcaccTCACGCAGGTCTTCGAgcagcacctgggctcccgcAACCAGAACCGGGGCTTCGTGGCCCTGCCCTCGCACCCCGCCGAGACAGCCGCCATCCTCCAGGCGCAGTTCCTCTTCGACGTCCTGCAGAAGACTCACTCCCTGAAG CTTGTTCATGTTTCAAACTGTGCTTTGCAATCTGCTGTGAAGATCTTCCCTTTCAAGTCCCTCCGTCATCTGGAA TTGAGGTCTGTCCCTCCACACTGCCTCCGGGGACTGCGATTTGTCTATTCTCAGCTGGAATCTCTAACCTGTTGCAAATGTATCAGTACACTGGAG GAAATCATTTCAGCATGTGGTGGAGATCTGAGCTGTGCTCTCCCGTGGTTGGAATTGCAGACTGTGAACTTCAGCTATAACTCGATCACTGCCTTGGATGACTCACTG CAATTACTGAATGCTCTGAGAGTCTTGGATTTGAGTCACAACAAGATCCAGGATTGTGAGCACTATTTAACG ACCCTTACAGAACTAGAGTACCTCAATCTGGCTTATAACTTCCTGTCCAAGGTGCCAAACCTTGGCATCTTCAGCCGATCGAAGCTGGTGACTCTGATCCTGCGCAACAATGAGCTTGACAGCATTAATG GGGTTGAACAGCTAGTGAGTCTGCAGCACCTGGATGTGGCCTATAACCTGCTGCTGGAACATGCCCAGTTGGCACCATTGTCCACTCTGCACTATGTAAAAAAA CTGCATTTAGAGGGAAACCCATTATGGTTCCATCCAAACCACCGATCTGCAACCCTTGTACATCTGTCTCCCAGGGCAGCCTCCTCCAAT TTCCTCTTGGATGGGGAGCCACTCTCTTCCTCGGACCTAATG CACCTCCCAAGACTTGTGCAAAGTGTGTCACAGTCCATCCACACTTCTACCTCAGAGAAGACTGCACTGGACCGCAGTGCTCTGGACAGTTCCTGTGCTGCAGACTTCAGTGACAGTCAGTCCCCAGCGGAGAATGTGGCTGTCAGGCTCCCTCGGAAGAAAAGCAAG GGAAAAGTCAAAGTGCGTAGAGCGAGCATTTCGGAGCCCAGTGATACAGAACACGAGTCCCAGGCTTTACCTCTCTCTGCTG GCCTGGTCCTACAGCACCAAAAGGAGATGAAGCTCTTGGACAGCTTCAGAGATCGCTTTGGTGTTGACTGGCTGCAGTACAAGAGACACCTGGAGGAGCATGACCAAGTACCTGTCATCTGCCGTAGCCATTCTGCAGACGAGATCGCAGGCAGACCTGCTGCAACGGACTTGCAGAGTGAGAGCTCTGACCCAGAGCAAGGAAAACCCCAAGTATCCCAGAAAGAATCCTCTCCTCCTTTGGATGATACTAAGAAGGAGGAAGAGCCTGAAGTACAGCTGGATGAGCCTGTGGAAGGAgaacagagagaagaggaggcagaTGAGCTAatgctgggggaggaagaagaggagaagccAGAAG TGGACCTTTGCCAGCCAGTGCTGGTGAGCCAAATAGAAGGTGAAGGGGACCCAGAGCCAGACTGGATCTTCCTGCGAGTCACAGCTAAGCATGTGATTGAGGTGGAACTGAAGGCTGCCAGAGTCCTCCATAGGCTGGAGCTGAAATGCCTGCAGAAGGTGGAGACCTCCAAGATGAACTGGAAGAGGATG GACCTGGAGCAAGTTTTCCCTGTCCTCACATTGCACTTCAGCTACATTCGCAGGGACCGGCAGAAGCGCAAATATGTGGTGCTTGACGACTACCCAGAGCAGTGTCTACAG TGTGTCCTTGAAGTGTTGTCCCCAGCTGTTGAGGAGAATCGGCAAAATCAGGACCAGGAGACGGGATCCACGAAGCTCCAGTGCCTGAAATGCAAGCAGGAGTTTTCACAGTCCCTGGCGCTCTGGCATCAAGGTCCCTATCCTTCAGAGGCTGGAGACGCCAAAATCCTGGAGACCCTAGTTGCCTCAAATCAAG atgctgcagcagctggtgaGCCCATAGCCTGTCCCAGTTGTTCCAGTGACCACGTGGTCATCCTGCCTTCAGAGGTGTGCTCCAGCACACCTTTGCCACCTGGCCCTGATAGCACGAGTGAGGACCTGTCAGACTCTGTCCTGGAGGGAGGCAGCCAGCAGGAGGGCCCAGAGGAAGCACCTGCCCTGGCTTGTAAGGGTGGGAAGTTCTACATCGGCGGGGAGGACAGCTCGGAGGTGGATACCAGCAACAGCACCAGGACCCCAGAGCTGAGTGGCGAGCATGTTGGCACTCTCCGTTCTGGCTCCCGCAGTTCAGATGGGGGCTGCAGGAAGAAGGAGCTGGGCATGAAGAGCCAGTACTTGTCCCTCAGCCACACAGACACCAATGGGGGCAGCTTGATGGGGAGCTACCGTTACAGTGTTTCTCGTGGGCCCACTCCTTCCCAGCTCTCTTTGAACTCCGAGTCCGAGGAAACATGGAATCTCAGTCCCT CTGTAAATGGCGTCCTGAACACGAGGGACTTCTGTTCTGTGGATCATCGCCTGAAGCTGTACCTGGATATGGAGGTTTTTGAGGAGAACGCTGAGGAGTTCCAGTGCTTCCTCAAG GTGGTTATGGTGAAGTTTGGCCGACAAGGAGAGTTTCTCTCAATCCTGGTTGCCTCTGATCTCAAGATTTACGTGCTGGAAGTCACTGGGGTTATCAG GGGACAACCTGCAGACTGGCTGAAGAAGAATGACTCTCACTACCTGTCTGATATTTCCCATCTGGAAGTGGGACTCTGCCACCAGAGCTTGCGAATGGAGTTTGAGAACCCAAAAGCCTCCTACAATCTGCTGATCCGGAACCAAAGCTGCTGTGACCAGTTCCTGCAGACCCTGACAA ATCTCATGCAAGAGCTGCCTGCTAAGCACAGGAGTAAGGTGAAGGAAATCCCCACTGTGGAAATGAATCCACAACATTGGCTATG GCCTCTGCTGGACTCCAAGACCACAGACGCTGCAGCTGCAAATGACACTTGTTTCTTCTACCTGTTGGCCTACCTGATCCAAG
- the STK11IP gene encoding serine/threonine-protein kinase 11-interacting protein isoform X2 translates to MATGCKRRRSSRGARLAGAAEGRVSVVTRKCEGPPAARDEPGWARPGRAAVTSASAASAFPPLQMAAAETLVRGLARLLQDAGDLVLDGSSTLTLLTPTLQHLTQVFEQHLGSRNQNRGFVALPSHPAETAAILQAQFLFDVLQKTHSLKLVHVSNCALQSAVKIFPFKSLRHLELRSVPPHCLRGLRFVYSQLESLTCCKCISTLEEIISACGGDLSCALPWLELQTVNFSYNSITALDDSLQLLNALRVLDLSHNKIQDCEHYLTTLTELEYLNLAYNFLSKVPNLGIFSRSKLVTLILRNNELDSINGVEQLVSLQHLDVAYNLLLEHAQLAPLSTLHYVKKLHLEGNPLWFHPNHRSATLVHLSPRAASSNFLLDGEPLSSSDLMHLPRLVQSVSQSIHTSTSEKTALDRSALDSSCAADFSDSQSPAENVAVRLPRKKSKGKVKVRRASISEPSDTEHESQALPLSAGLVLQHQKEMKLLDSFRDRFGVDWLQYKRHLEEHDQVPVICRSHSADEIAGRPAATDLQSESSDPEQGKPQVSQKESSPPLDDTKKEEEPEVQLDEPVEGEQREEEADELMLGEEEEEKPEVDLCQPVLVSQIEGEGDPEPDWIFLRVTAKHVIEVELKAARVLHRLELKCLQKVETSKMNWKRMDLEQVFPVLTLHFSYIRRDRQKRKYVVLDDYPEQCLQCVLEVLSPAVEENRQNQDQETGSTKLQCLKCKQEFSQSLALWHQGPYPSEAGDAKILETLVASNQDAAAAGEPIACPSCSSDHVVILPSEVCSSTPLPPGPDSTSEDLSDSVLEGGSQQEGPEEAPALACKGGKFYIGGEDSSEVDTSNSTRTPELSGEHVGTLRSGSRSSDGGCRKKELGMKSQYLSLSHTDTNGGSLMGSYRYSVSRGPTPSQLSLNSESEETWNLSPSVNGVLNTRDFCSVDHRLKLYLDMEVFEENAEEFQCFLKVVMVKFGRQGEFLSILVASDLKIYVLEVTGVIRGQPADWLKKNDSHYLSDISHLEVGLCHQSLRMEFENPKASYNLLIRNQSCCDQFLQTLTSLCWTPRPQTLQLQMTLVSSTCWPT, encoded by the exons ATGGCAACCGGATGTAAGCGGCGGCGCTCTAGCCGCGGCGCCCGCCTCGCTGGTGCGGCGGAAGGGCGCGTCTCTGTGGTAACGCGGAAGTGCGAGGGGCCGCCGGCGGCGCGGGACGAGCCGGGCTGGGCTAGACCGGGCCGGGCTGCGGTCACCTCGGCCTCCGCCGCCTCGGCCTTCCCCCCCCTGCAGATGGCGGCGGCGGAGACGCTGGTGCGCGGCCTGGCGCGGCTGCTGCAGGACGCGG GGGACCTCGTCCTGGACGGCTCCAGCACGCTGACGCTGCTCAcccccaccctgcagcaccTCACGCAGGTCTTCGAgcagcacctgggctcccgcAACCAGAACCGGGGCTTCGTGGCCCTGCCCTCGCACCCCGCCGAGACAGCCGCCATCCTCCAGGCGCAGTTCCTCTTCGACGTCCTGCAGAAGACTCACTCCCTGAAG CTTGTTCATGTTTCAAACTGTGCTTTGCAATCTGCTGTGAAGATCTTCCCTTTCAAGTCCCTCCGTCATCTGGAA TTGAGGTCTGTCCCTCCACACTGCCTCCGGGGACTGCGATTTGTCTATTCTCAGCTGGAATCTCTAACCTGTTGCAAATGTATCAGTACACTGGAG GAAATCATTTCAGCATGTGGTGGAGATCTGAGCTGTGCTCTCCCGTGGTTGGAATTGCAGACTGTGAACTTCAGCTATAACTCGATCACTGCCTTGGATGACTCACTG CAATTACTGAATGCTCTGAGAGTCTTGGATTTGAGTCACAACAAGATCCAGGATTGTGAGCACTATTTAACG ACCCTTACAGAACTAGAGTACCTCAATCTGGCTTATAACTTCCTGTCCAAGGTGCCAAACCTTGGCATCTTCAGCCGATCGAAGCTGGTGACTCTGATCCTGCGCAACAATGAGCTTGACAGCATTAATG GGGTTGAACAGCTAGTGAGTCTGCAGCACCTGGATGTGGCCTATAACCTGCTGCTGGAACATGCCCAGTTGGCACCATTGTCCACTCTGCACTATGTAAAAAAA CTGCATTTAGAGGGAAACCCATTATGGTTCCATCCAAACCACCGATCTGCAACCCTTGTACATCTGTCTCCCAGGGCAGCCTCCTCCAAT TTCCTCTTGGATGGGGAGCCACTCTCTTCCTCGGACCTAATG CACCTCCCAAGACTTGTGCAAAGTGTGTCACAGTCCATCCACACTTCTACCTCAGAGAAGACTGCACTGGACCGCAGTGCTCTGGACAGTTCCTGTGCTGCAGACTTCAGTGACAGTCAGTCCCCAGCGGAGAATGTGGCTGTCAGGCTCCCTCGGAAGAAAAGCAAG GGAAAAGTCAAAGTGCGTAGAGCGAGCATTTCGGAGCCCAGTGATACAGAACACGAGTCCCAGGCTTTACCTCTCTCTGCTG GCCTGGTCCTACAGCACCAAAAGGAGATGAAGCTCTTGGACAGCTTCAGAGATCGCTTTGGTGTTGACTGGCTGCAGTACAAGAGACACCTGGAGGAGCATGACCAAGTACCTGTCATCTGCCGTAGCCATTCTGCAGACGAGATCGCAGGCAGACCTGCTGCAACGGACTTGCAGAGTGAGAGCTCTGACCCAGAGCAAGGAAAACCCCAAGTATCCCAGAAAGAATCCTCTCCTCCTTTGGATGATACTAAGAAGGAGGAAGAGCCTGAAGTACAGCTGGATGAGCCTGTGGAAGGAgaacagagagaagaggaggcagaTGAGCTAatgctgggggaggaagaagaggagaagccAGAAG TGGACCTTTGCCAGCCAGTGCTGGTGAGCCAAATAGAAGGTGAAGGGGACCCAGAGCCAGACTGGATCTTCCTGCGAGTCACAGCTAAGCATGTGATTGAGGTGGAACTGAAGGCTGCCAGAGTCCTCCATAGGCTGGAGCTGAAATGCCTGCAGAAGGTGGAGACCTCCAAGATGAACTGGAAGAGGATG GACCTGGAGCAAGTTTTCCCTGTCCTCACATTGCACTTCAGCTACATTCGCAGGGACCGGCAGAAGCGCAAATATGTGGTGCTTGACGACTACCCAGAGCAGTGTCTACAG TGTGTCCTTGAAGTGTTGTCCCCAGCTGTTGAGGAGAATCGGCAAAATCAGGACCAGGAGACGGGATCCACGAAGCTCCAGTGCCTGAAATGCAAGCAGGAGTTTTCACAGTCCCTGGCGCTCTGGCATCAAGGTCCCTATCCTTCAGAGGCTGGAGACGCCAAAATCCTGGAGACCCTAGTTGCCTCAAATCAAG atgctgcagcagctggtgaGCCCATAGCCTGTCCCAGTTGTTCCAGTGACCACGTGGTCATCCTGCCTTCAGAGGTGTGCTCCAGCACACCTTTGCCACCTGGCCCTGATAGCACGAGTGAGGACCTGTCAGACTCTGTCCTGGAGGGAGGCAGCCAGCAGGAGGGCCCAGAGGAAGCACCTGCCCTGGCTTGTAAGGGTGGGAAGTTCTACATCGGCGGGGAGGACAGCTCGGAGGTGGATACCAGCAACAGCACCAGGACCCCAGAGCTGAGTGGCGAGCATGTTGGCACTCTCCGTTCTGGCTCCCGCAGTTCAGATGGGGGCTGCAGGAAGAAGGAGCTGGGCATGAAGAGCCAGTACTTGTCCCTCAGCCACACAGACACCAATGGGGGCAGCTTGATGGGGAGCTACCGTTACAGTGTTTCTCGTGGGCCCACTCCTTCCCAGCTCTCTTTGAACTCCGAGTCCGAGGAAACATGGAATCTCAGTCCCT CTGTAAATGGCGTCCTGAACACGAGGGACTTCTGTTCTGTGGATCATCGCCTGAAGCTGTACCTGGATATGGAGGTTTTTGAGGAGAACGCTGAGGAGTTCCAGTGCTTCCTCAAG GTGGTTATGGTGAAGTTTGGCCGACAAGGAGAGTTTCTCTCAATCCTGGTTGCCTCTGATCTCAAGATTTACGTGCTGGAAGTCACTGGGGTTATCAG GGGACAACCTGCAGACTGGCTGAAGAAGAATGACTCTCACTACCTGTCTGATATTTCCCATCTGGAAGTGGGACTCTGCCACCAGAGCTTGCGAATGGAGTTTGAGAACCCAAAAGCCTCCTACAATCTGCTGATCCGGAACCAAAGCTGCTGTGACCAGTTCCTGCAGACCCTGACAA GCCTCTGCTGGACTCCAAGACCACAGACGCTGCAGCTGCAAATGACACTTGTTTCTTCTACCTGTTGGCCTACCTGA